AGAGAGAAAAAATATTCGGATTACTATGATCTCAACGATTACGGGTTCCAGCAAGCGATCAGCGAGACGAACAAGGAAACCAAAATGGATCCAGCCGCTTACTTATCCGGTAATAAAGTAATATCCTTGACGAATGAAGACTTGCAGGAGACGTTTACAATCTATCCCAACTTAGTTGAGCCCTCTGGCGCATTGCTTCGGCTGAATGCCACTGGGCTAGTTAACGATAACGAATTGGTTCAGTTGAAGAGCCCCATCGATGATATGCCTCAGTTCTTTGAGGATAAACCAACATTTACGCCTGTAGATGAGAGGAACATGGGTACGAGGGAAGAATTAAATTGGTTGATAAAGGATATACTGACGAAGGAGTAAAATAACGAACAGTTCAGCATACAAGCTCTGACCGTAAAACAAGGATGAGACTGATGCAGAGTAATAAGAATTACGAAGATCATACTACGTATTTGTATCATTACAAACTAAAGGCTATTTCAAGTAATTATCATGCAGGCTGTTGTTTTTCCCGTTGACCGATCTGTTGCGAGATATCCAACAATAGAGAGTTCTCTTGTGTAAGAGTTAGCAATAATAGCGGCTTGGTGTGCATTAATAGGCTTCGTAGTATCGCACCAATACGGGATGATCCGAAGGAAGAGCCGGTGGAGCCAGCGGAGCCGGTGCTATGTAAGCAGTTGTATGCGGGAGGCGTGACCTCGATGAAATACACGTCCGTCGAGGTTTCATTTTCCCCCCATATCTGGAACTTGAGTATCAGTATACCCTCTTTATTATAGTCAGTTCCTAGCTGCTTGATTATGTCTTCGGCACTGCCCCCTGATTCAACTAAGATTGACGTAGATTCGAATAACACAGATTTATTATCAAGAGTCACTTTGATTTCCCGATTGGTCTCACCGCTCAAGCGTTTCCGGAGAAGCAAATCGACGGAAGGCGAGTTCTCAGACAAAACGACGCACTGGAAGTTGATGCGCTTGTGCTTTTGAGACAACATCCAGCCGATAAAAGTGTTCCTGATGGAGTGGTCGTTTTCCTGCTGCAATGAAATCACACTGCTATCATACTGATTCTGAAGGCACATGTCCATGTACGCCTGACATTCCTGTTCCAAAAGCTCTTGTAAAGGTACCAGCTCCTTTGGGATCAACCGATCAAAACAGTACTGCTTGGCTGAGCCGACAGTAATGGTCTTCGATGCGTAATCGATGGTGTATGGCACCGAAGCATCACTGACGTATGCAAATACACGTATGTTTCCTCTGAGTTCTTCGATGGTGTTTTCAATCCTTCTTCGGCTAAGCTGCTCATCCTCCATTTTATCATACAAAGTATTGTACTCCTGTTCTGCAGCGCTGGCTTTTTTTCTAATCTCTTCTGTTTCATGCACCTCTGTATTTAGTTGTTCCTTTAATTGCTGTAACCTAGCCTGCGACGGCttgagctgctgctcatAATGCACTATCTCTTCCGTGATAGCCTGTATATCGATAGCTAGTTCCGCTTTTTCCCTGCGGTGCTGCTCAACAATGCTGTGCAATTGTTTCAGCTCTAGCTGCTTCTTGTTTTTCTCCTGGAATAAATGCTCCCGTTTCTCAGTTAGATCCTCGTACAAGGATAACTTCTCCTCTTTAAACCGCAAAAAGTCCTGTTCCAAGATCAGCTCGAACTCCTTGCGTTTTTCCTCGTTTTCGCGTTGTAACCTGTCCCACGTCTTCTGTTCCTTGTTCAGCTCCTGCTTCAACCCTTCGATTTCCTTGACAAGATCGTCGTTCGGCTTGAACTTCTCCAGAGAAAGGAGTTTCAGCTCCCACTCCTCGCGTAGCGCGTTGATACGCCTGTCGAGCTCGTTTTCCAGGTTCTGCACCTCTACCTGCTGTTCCAGCGTGATGTTGTTGAGTGCAAGCTCGGTGTTCGCGCGCATCACGCCACACTTGTTCGCGAGCAGGTCTAAACGAGCCGTCACCTGCGCTGTCTCCACCCGGAGATCCTTGTACACGGCCGCCTTCTTGCTCAGCGTATACCGCAACCCCGGGATCGACTCCTCCACCATCGTCTTCATGTCCCGCTCCACCTCCTCGATGCTCTTCTTGAAATGCTGGATATCCTTCATTACCTTGCGCTCTCGCCGCTTCACCTCCTCGATCACCCGCGGATCCCCGTAGTAGTACTTGTTCATCAAGCGCGAGCTCTGCCCGCTCGACCCGAACATCGACTTCGTCGACAACATCTTGTCCTCGGATATGTgcggcgacgacgacgccgTGTTCGTGATTTCCGCCAATGGGCTTTTCCCGGACGCCCTTTTATACCGAGGCGGCTGCGAGTCCACCTCGCCGCACTCCCGTGCCCTTTTGAGGCTTATAGAGGGGATCCGTGTCTTGTTCATTATTTTTGTGTGTCTTTCACCGTGTTTCTATATTGTGTCAGCTTTGTCGCAAGATGAAGCAGTCCGCGAGAAAAAACTCTTCCAGATCTCCGCTTCTTGCTTGCTGCTAGCTTTTGCACGCACCTTTCGTTCTAACAATTGATCTCAATTCCCTGATCCCGAGCGCCGACTCGAAGCACAAACCATGCAACTGGCTCTATGTGCGGTAGTTAGTGGAAGAGAACCCTCAATGGTGGATGAAGTATAAGCTTAAATTTGTAAACAAACAAAAAGCGTACCTGTATCATTATTCACGAGCACGCCATGGGCCTCATCGCAACCGGCTCGCGACCGTATCGCGAGGTTAGGAGGAGAAACGACGGGTGTGCGAGGGGTGGGGGACTATGTACAAGGCCTACAAGCGGCTAGCTGAAGTCTGAGTTGCTGACGTTGCGCGTCATGGCCGGCAGCGCGACGCGGAGGCCGTTAATGTCCTTGGACATGCGGATCTGGCAGCCCAGACGGCTGGTCTCGGTCAGGCCGTAGGCCAGGTCCAGCATGTCGttctcgtcgtcgtcgggCTCCTGCAGGGCGTCGTAGTAGTCGGGGTCAactatcacgtgacaagTGGAGCAAGCGCAGGAACCGCCGCACGCGCCCTCCATGTCGAGGTTGTGGCCCTGGGCGATATCCAGTAGCGTGTCTCCGGGTGCGACGTCGAACGTGCGCTGCGAGCCATCCTTGAGTATGAACGTGACCTGCAGCTCTTCGCCTTTGCGGGGCGTGCTGAGATGGCCGTGGGCGCGCAGGGCGCGCATGAAAGGGGGGGCGCGGGCGAAGCGCACAGCGCGGGCGGAGATGGGAAGCAGTCGGCCCAGCATCCTTGTTTTGCAGCTGACACACGCGCGTTGGGTGGGTTCTCGCGCTGAAGCGTGGAAATTTTCATTGGGCTTTTAGTCAGAAAGCCGGCGGTGCCGCGCGCGGGGCGGGGCCAGCTGGGCGGGCTGTGGCGCCTATGCAAGCTGTCATGACCCCGGGCGACTACTGCGGGCCCGCTGCGGCGCTGGCAGAGCGGATGttgtggtcacgtgaccacaaATGACATATCGCCAGTTGCGTTCTCAAAAATGCCACCCCCTGGTATACGATATACCAAGACACACTGAGTCGCAGAAGAAATGGCATCGTTGCTGAAGTCTTACGAGGCAGACTTCCAGGCGACGCTGGAGCAGTGTCAGAGGCTTCTCCGGCAGGCGCAGGGCGAGCCGGTCGCGCAGCGGAACGCCACGTTGCAGACCCTGGAGCAACACAAAGATGACTTGTACGATATCTTGGACCAGATGGAGGTGGAGGTGAACAATATGGTGGGCGACCCCGCACGCCAGGTGGCGTCGCGGTCGGCGCTCCGAGACTTACGACGCGAGGCCGGGATGGTGAAACAGCAGTTGCGGGAGTTGATGGATGCACGTGATCGTGATGCGCTCTTCCctgccggcgctgcggaCATGGACAAtgagcagcggcagcagcttctATCGAACCACGCGATGCTCCAGCAGACCGGCGAACGGTTGGTAGACGCCATGCGGCTGGCCAACGAGACCGAGGGCATTGGTAACCAGGTCATGATGGACTTGCGCTCACAGCGGGAGACATTGGAACATTCGCGCCAGAACCTCTTCCTGGCGGATTCCTACGTGGACAAGTCCGTGCGCACGTTGAAGACTATGAGCCGACGGCTCGTGGCGAACAAGTTTATCTCGTACGCGATAATAGCCGTGTTGATCTTATTAATTTTGATGGTGCTATATTCTAAATTCAAGTAATGATAGCGCGTGATGCGGTACGTACCTATACATATAACGCACAGTTCACCATCGTCTATGCGTGTATGAAAATCACTCCAGCCGTGCGACACGCCACGTGTAATCTAGTGAGTTTCAAGTTCTTCCTCCTCATCGGCAGAAAGTTCGCCCGCGGCGGTGAGGTTCTTGAGCCGCTCCTTGAGCTGCGCGATAAGGCTATTCTCCCTTTGAGCATGCATGCGGATACCCTCTAGAGACATATGAGCCGAATCTGCACCATCTAAACCATGTTCGCTGTTGCTGCCAGTGGCAGCTGCCAGTTTGGGACTGGACAGACCTGTCTGTCCATCTTTGTAAGAATCCTCGGTCGTTGCCGAGTTGGAATTCATGGTTCCCATAGTGTGCAAGATTTTCTCCTCTTCTGTTAGTTCCAGATGGGTACCTGTCAGATTGATCAAGGACCTGCCGCTTTTACGGCGCGAGAGCTTGGGCAGAAGAGAGTGCCCGGTTGGCGTCGCTTCACCAAGGTTTGTAATGGAGGTGTGAGATCTCGGAGTCCTTGGTAGTCTCAGACACGAAGCACCGGCATCATGTATCCACTTCGCAACAAGCGAAGTCCAGCCACACTGGTGTGATGCGCCCAAGCCCCTACCAGTGTCACCATCGAAGTATTCGAAAAAAGGGATCAAGTCTTTAAAGTGTTCATCTTTGGATAAGAACTCTGCATGGTCCCCGTAGTATGCTGCTCGCAGGCCATTGGCATCTGGCACAAATAGATGAATCAGCCTGTGTGATATTTCTTCGGCGACTTGTGCCAAATTTAAGAATTCTCCGGAGCCAGTAGGACATTCAACCTTGAAATCTGACCCGTAATACAGGAAAAACTTTTGAAGAGATTCAACCAACAAAAAATTGGTAGGAAACCAGATTGGTCCCCTCCAATTGGAGTTACCTCCGAACATCCCAGAATCAGATTCGCCAGGCAAGTACTTAACAACATACTTCATTCCACCGACTTCCATCTCAAAGGGGTGTTCTTCGTGATATTTCGAAAGAGACCGTATCCCATAATCAGAAAGGAACTCAGTCTCATCCAACATACGCCGTAGAATAGCCTCTAACCGCTCCTTATTCACAAGCGAGAGTAGAAGCCTTTCACCCACACCTCTTTTCTCCATGGATGCAATATTTCTGTCAAATATGTCACGACGATGCTCTATAAACCACTCCACACGCTTTTTAAAACTTTTAAATCTATCAAGCACACCGGGTTCAAGAGTCATACTAGCGTATAGCGGTATTAAGCCGACTAACGACCGAATGGGGAGTTGCTGCTTGAAAGGCCCTCCCCATGAGATAACATCGTAATAAAACTTGTCTTCATCGTTCCATAGGTATCCCTCTTGAGACTTTTCTGGCTCGCCCTCGTTGTAACTCTTGCCATAGCTAAAGCTCATCGCATCGCTAATTAGGATAAAATGCTCAAAGAACTTGGAGGCAATATCTTCGTAGACTGGGTTTTCCTTTGCGAGTTCCAACGCTATATTCAACATCTGCAAGCTGAAAAAGGCCATCCAACCGGTGGAGTCGGCCTGCTCCAACTTGCCTCCTGTAGGCAATGGCTCAGAACGGTTGAAGACCCCAATGTTATCCAGCCCCAAAAACCCGCCTTCGAAGACGTTATTACCATCAGAGTCCTTCCTGTTGACCCACCAAGTGAAGTTCAACAATAGTTTTTGAAACACCCGTTCCAAAAACAGGCGATCCTCACGATGATAGATGTTTCTTTCAATCTTGAATACACGGTAGACAGCCCATGCGTGAACGGGGGGATTCACATCGCTGAAATTCCACTCGTAGGCGGGTATTTGCCCATTTGGATGCATGTACCATTCGCGCGTCAAGAGATCAAGCTGGCGCTTGGCAAAATCGGGGTCAATCATCGCCAATGGTGTACAATGGAATGCTGTATCCCACGAGGCGAAAAACGGATACTCCCACTTGTCCGGCAAGGATAGGATATCATCCGTATACATGTGTTTCCATTGCTTATTGCGGCCGTTCGCCCTGTCCTGAGGAGGGCGGGGTTTTACCAGCGGATCTCCTTCGTACCACTGCTCATGAATAAAATGGTAGAATTGTTTCGACCACAGCAATCCGGCAAACGCCTGCCGCTGTATTTTGCGCAGCTCGGGGGGTATAGGCACGGGGGAGATACGCCAGTAGAAGTTTTCTGCTTCCTGTTCACGTCGGTCAAACACAGCATCGTGTGCCTCCTCGTCAATGACCAACTCCTCGTTATATCTAGGCAACCATTCGTCCGTAAACTTGTACCGCACCGTCACATAGTCATTGGGAGGGATTTTCGGGAAGTGGTAAAGTGCGGCGGCTTTGGTGCCTTCGCGCGCGGGATTCACCGCCCCCGTGTTACCATGGACAACATACTCGTCGAATGCGTCCTTCGTGTAGGGGGCCGGATTGGATGGCTCGTTGAACAGCTTTCTGAGGTTCGACTCGTTCTCCGTGAATAGCAACTCGGGCTCAATATCCTCTGAGTCTTTGGAGTCAAACCAGCCCGGAGAGGGGGCAAAGATAGCCCTCCGGGTTCCGTACTTCGCGTGCTCAATTGTCACCACGTTGCGATGTGATTGGTGCAGCCGAGGCTTGGCAGACTCCTCGCCCTTGGTGTTCCAGGCCCACGTGTTTCGGAAGAACACCTGCGGCATCAAGTACAGTTCGCCGGTCTCGGTTTTCGAACGATTGTGCACCGTGATCCGGAAGTTCAGGTCGTCCGGGTTCTCGTCTCCCTTGGCCATCTCGAACACCACATCGTAGTACGGCGTGTCGCCTGTCGCCGCCTCGCGGTACAGCCCGTCAAGCTCGTACACCtcgagctcgcgctccgCGTACCCGCGCGCGTCGTTGCCCGCAATAAGCTCCTGGTACGGGAACGCCCGCTTGAACGGGTACTTGTACAGCGCCTTCATGTACGCATGGCTCGGAAGGTTGTCCAGGTAGTAGTACAGCTCCTTGCAGTCCTCCCCGTGGTTGCCCTGCGGCCCGGTCAGCCCGAACATCCGCTCCTTGAGCAGCTCGTCACGCCCGTTCCACATCCCCACGTTCAGGCACACCAGCTGCCGGTTGTCGCTCACGCCGAAGATCCCGTCCTCGCCCCACCGGAAGACCCGCGCATTCGCCTGCTCGAACGGGAAGTGCCGCCACGCGTCGCCGTCAAACGAGTAGTCCTCCCGCACCGTCGCCCAGCTCCGCTCCGACAGATACGGCCCCCACTTCAGCCAGTACTTGCTCTGCTGCCGGTTTTCCGCCAGCCGCTGCTCCTCCACCGTAACGCCTACCAGGTCGCTGGTATCCACACGTGACATCGTTGGTTGCCGCGGACCCGGCCCGGATCGCGCGGCCGCAGTATATATACGCCGCGGCAATCCCGGCCCCTCGCCGTTGCGAGATACCAATCTGGCTTACTCAGCCCAGCTGAATGCCGTATCCGTATATTGCTTTACACCGTATGTATCATGATATATGCGCTGCGCCCAGCCCGGGGCGAGCATGCAAGGGGCTACACGCTCGCCAGCCACAGCCGGTAGTTGTCCCGTGCCGCGTTGGCGAACTCAATGTCCGCCGGCAGCTCGCAGCCCTTGGTCACGTCGATCATGCGCGGCAGCGGgtgcgccgccgcgctgggCCCGGGGCCGGCCGCGCACTGCGCGTCCTCGTCCAGCGCGAAAATGTCCTCGTCGCCCACCGAGCCCGGCGGGGGCAGCCCCGACAGCTCGGCGTACATATCCAGCTCATCGTAGCACATGTCGTCTAGCTCGTCTGGCGTGTTGGACAGCTGCGGCAGTTGCTCGCAGAGCGGGGCCGCTCGCAGCGCGTGCTGCCACGCCGCGCCGGCGTTATATGTGTCGAGAGGGCTGTAGTTTATTGGGGAGTCGCTGTGCATCGCTGATCGGCGGCGGACCTGGGGCCCGCAGGCCCCGCTACTTGCTATATATACGCGATGCCCATGCATCACCTGGGTGTTTTGTGCGATGTCTCTATGAGTCGATTTTCACCCGCCCAGCGCCACACCTGGTTTGTTTTGACTCATCCGCACCTGCGACCCTTGCAGTGCCGCCCCGTGGGTGTCGTCGGAGTGCGCACGGCCCATGTGGGCGGTCTCGCGGCACGGTGCGGTCAAAGAAATGAGGCATGTGGCAGGGTCATCTGTGGCCCACGGGGTGACATTACACGGGGTCACCGCGACAATGTACTCTGGTACAACAACGTGGTACCGGCCAACAGATAGAACACAAAACATGGACAATAggcggcgcagcgcagAGGGACAGCCCCCATGCAAGGCCCAGGCATGTGCGATCCAGGCATGTCTGAAACGCACAGGGTACGAGGAGGGCCgttgcgcggcggcagtGGAGGCACTGTACACGTGCTGTGCGCAGTTCTACGAACGCGAGGGCCGCGATGCGCGGTCGGTGTGCTGCCCGGCACCGGATGTGGTGGCGGCAAGGCGGCAAGAAGTAGATAAATAGAAATGTACATTCGGGACGGCTGAgagtcacgtgacaaaCAGACTGTGGTCGGGAGAATGCAGCCCAATTGGAGCAAGCTCCGTTGCTGTGAGACTACCGCGAGCACGAGCGGGCCAGTACCAGGGGCGGGGCATGGCGCCAGCACGGCAGATAGGCTGCCGGCCGTGACTCTGGGTGTCTGTTAAAGACATTGGTGAGTAGGAAAAGTAAGAGATCAGAGGGTGCGCGGGCGGCTTATATATGCGGGCTAGGCCCGGGTAACACTAGGGCCGACGGCAGGGCTGGCCTACGAGGTGCCCGCGGGGGTGCCCGTGGGGTCGTAATCGCGGACATTGGGGACGTAGGGCTTCGCCGGGGCGTCATCGACGACCCACAGGGACGTGCCGCTGACGTTGCTGATGCTGTTTTCCATGCGGACGTGGCGGTCGAACTCCTGGAGGACCTGGTCGACGCCGACAGCCTCGACGCCACGGTCatgcagctgctcgcggAGCATCGCGATGTGCAGGGCCATTTTCATCTGCCGGATCTGGGTGGCCTTGCGCTCGTTGAGGACCTGCAGCTCGCGCTTgcggcgggcggcattGACTTGGCGGGTGAAGACCTCGTGCATGCGCTGCGactcgagcagctgcttctGCAGGCGAACCTCTGCCGCTGTGCGCTCGCGGTAGTTGTCCACGGCGAAGAAGGCCAGCGTACCGACGGCGACGAAGAGCGCGCcctccagcagcggcttacgtgctggggcggcctgcgcgcgcggcgcctgcgccggTGTGTTGAAGTAGGTCGGGGGCGCCCACGTCTGCTGCAGGCGGCGAGCCGCGGTGACGCACGGCTGAACCGTGCGGACAGAGGTGCTGTACATGGTTGCTGTCTTATGCAATCTGCTAGAGGCGGGCTGTGTGCGTTTTGCGGCTGCCGCGACGTGTAGTTCAGTCTACGGCATGACTGGCGATCTGGGGCGTATGCCCGGCTGACCTCACTAGTATGAAATTTGTAGTCGGACAGCCGGCAGCTTGGCCGGACAGAGATGCTAGGCGGGACCGAGGGACTAATGCATCGCTCCTGGCGATGGGTCTACAAGTTGGAGTCTGTTGGTAGCAGGAATGCGGTGATATTATCTGCTGAGAAGCGACAAAGCCGTTACGTGTACTTGTTTGATCTAGAAGACTCGTGAGCACGTGTGGGTGCGGGGGTGCGACAGCAGCCACGTACCGCATCGTGGGCCAATTCCCCATAAGGATGGTGGACCCTGCCCTTAGCTGGGGTCAGCCGCTGAGCACATGGCGACGCATGATGGTAATTGCCGCATGCCCATCACGCCATGGGGGCAAGGGCGTTGCTGATGGGGACATACGCGATCTGCACCAGTCCATTGTAGCGCGTGGGCAACTTAATGGAGCAGGGCCGGCCGCGGGTCGCGGTGCAAGCAGTGATACCCTTCTGTCCAGGCCGAACTGGCGCACGGACAGGAGGCTGTGCTACGACGAGCGCACAGCACCGCAAGATAAGATAGCCTATTAATAGAGATTCGGAATGATGATATACGTTACAAAATACACTTACCAAAACCTATGTGATCTAGTGACGTCTAGAAGCAGCAATGATCTCGTTCATTTCCTCAACCTTAGCCTTAGCTCTGCCAAAGGTGCCCAATCTCTTCTTGGCGACCTTTCTGGCTCTCTTCTCACCGGCGTTTCTGATCAAGTCGATCAATCTTCTCTCGTATGGGGCCATGCCGGCAACCTCTCTGACGATAGATCTGACGAAGGTGGTTCTCTTGGAGGAGGCACCCTTTCTGTAAGAGACCTTTGGAGCAGGGGTCATTGGGGTGACCTTCTTACCCTTGTTCAAACCAACAGCAATACCTATGAATAGTTAGTAAATGTCCGCTAGGTATCACGGTTCCCACAGCACCGTGATCTTGGGAGAGTTGCAACATGAATAGCCACGCAGGAGCCGTGGTACCATCGTTATCCCCGCGGTACCTGGCCCTCGAGCACTTGGCATGGCCATGGATGGCATGCTGTCGCATGCCCATGCCCACCCGCCAGCTTAACATGTATATCTCCAGGATACGCTCATCCACATACCAGATTTAACAGCCATAGCTAACTTGAAGTCTTCCGTGAACTCTGTAATCGAAGAGTGTGAAATAATATCCAAGTGAACTTGTCTACGTCGATGAGCGTACAGTTCCAAAAATTTTTCGTACAGCTCTTACCCGGATACTGAAATTTCCCCAAATCTCCGCCAAAACTTGCCCTGGCGCAGCGTTAACACTCCTGGGGTCTGGCGTCTGCCTAGCTCTCCGCCCACGGTGGTAGAGCTAGGCAGGGCGCCGACGTGCGGCTCCGCCTAGAACGGACGTCTGCCTGCACAAAAACAAGCCGGAGAATATGTGTGGGTGTAACTCACAATGTATGGGTGTAAATAATATGACTGTTGTTTCACGGCGGATCTCATCAAGATAATAGATAAGTCATCACTAGCGCTCCATGCAGTTTGCAACTGTTTATTATATACACGTGGTTGTAGATGTCTCCATGGCGGAGAGAGCGTCCATCAAACGGTCAGCTCTTCCATGCTGTGACCGAGGGCAACCAGACGGCTGACGATGTCCGGGACAGGGGTGTCTCTGTGCTTGTCCAAGAAGGACTTGAAGGTGAGGTGAAGCCCATCTGCCTTGTGTTCGCGATGCTCTCTGTTGAATAGATGAAACAGCAGCCTACGGCGGCCGCAGGTGATCCGCAAGGTGGTGCCGTTCAGCGGCACTTCGTAGTAGACAGTCACTGTGCGGCCATCCTCAGTCGTGATGGCTTGCGCGTCTTTGTGGGGTGGGTTCAGCTGACGCTCGCGCGCTACCAAGACACGGTACCTCAGTTCCCAGCCCTTGGGCCCGAGCTCCTTAATTCTGGCGGACTTGTCTTTCGTGAGGTAGTTATCCAGGCCGCCCTCCTTCGAGATCGTGCGCAAGACCTTTGCGGTTAGCTTGATCCGCACGTCCTTCTGCAATGCCTCGCTCCATAGCGACTTGCGAACAATATTGGGCAGCCAGGTTCTTCTGGTCTTGGTTTTCGACTCCGAAATGTTGTTGCCAAACTGGATGAAAGAGCCTCCATACAACCCATTATTGCTCTGCTTGAAAATGCGCGATTCTCCGTACTTATAATCCGGGACGGTCTTCCGCTTGCTTGGTATGTACCGTGGCTTCTCATCCCCAACTTTGTATTCCGGCTGCTTGGCCAGCTTGCGGACCTCAATTTGCTTCCAAGCCCGCAAGAGGTGCAAACCCGACGAAAAGTTCCTCTTGAAGCCTAGCCCTACACCAGTGAAGGCCTGCAGCACCATTGTATTACCCTTGATGCTCTTCTAAGCTATGCGCAGTAATCCGGTGAACTCAGCAGCAAGATTTTTCAACATGATTTCGCAATACCTCAGCTTTCCGTTTTCTATGATATTCGTAACACAAACTAAATGCAATACAATTTAAAAGGTACCGAGAGGACATCTATATAGTAAAAGCAAGCTCTATATATCAAGTGCAATGCCAAGCCTTTACCATGGCTTCTTAAACGTCCAGCTACTGATGGATGGTGTCACTATGTGAGAACGAACGCGGGGTTCCGATGAGGAGTCCTCCCCGTGCTCGACAGAGGTATTGGCCCTGTTCTTCTTTAGTTGCTTAACCTGGCGTTCCAACGCCGTAACCTTATCCTCCAACTCCTGGTTCTGGTTCATGACCTCTAGGTTTCTTTGCATAGTCTTTTCTAAGTCCTCCTTCAAGTCGGTGGGGATCTGTGCGTCTGGATTGGGTAAGGTTTGTTTCCTCATCTCGTCCGAAAGATGCCGCTTGAGAACGTCAACTGTAAGTTTTAGATCTTTATTTTCGTCGTTGAGCGTTTCTATCTTTAACCTATTCTGTATCAATTCGTTCGCAAGCATTATGTGCTCGCGATTAAGGAGGGTGTAGTCATGTTCCAGTTTGCGCACCTCGCGCTGTAGCTGTCGGTTCTTTATACGCATTTCTTCATACTGAGCTTCGCGCTGGAATTCCAGTTGGTGAATCTCCTCGTACTCGGAACTGTATCTTCTAAGCTGAATCGGCGTGATCTTCACCTCGCGGATAGCATCCTGTATGAAGACGTTTATGTTGTATTCAACACCAAGGATCTCGGAGCCCACTGTACTGCTTTTGGAGGAGGAGTCGCTAACCTCTGCATTTTGTATGGCATTGGTGTCTTCCTTACCCTCCTGCCGCTTCCTGACATTTTCCTTTAGATAATAGTTAAAAAGCCCATCTTTCAAAAAGTCCAACAGCTTGTCGAACTTCAACTGCACCAAAACCGACTCGTTCTTCAACATAAGGATAACTGCGAACTTTAGAAGCGACTCAATACCTTCCACGAATATAACATCGAGAATGCGGAGTACGAAGCCAAGCGGGAATTTGTAAGCAAAGAGAGTCAGGAACCATTGGGTAGCGTACATGGAAGAGCGTATTCCCAACCTGATTAGATGGTTGTACAACTGAGGCGAGTTTTCTTCGAGGAGACGGTCGAACTCGTAGAGTTTCAACTGAAGACCCGGCATATCAGGAAGGAAGAATTCGCGGAGGCCGTAATTCTTCATTAGCTTGATTAGCAGGCCAAACGCATCGGCCTCCTCCCACACGTTGATGAGCAAAGGAGCCGTGACAAAGGCCATCCCTTGGGTGTACCCCACCTCTGGGTCGAAGAGAGAATACGCCTTGAGCACGTTGAACAAGGATTCCGTCTTGTCGACCGGGATAAACTTCGTCCTCGATATGTCGCGTTGGATCGCCTTCTCGTGCTCGGACGGGATCTGGAGCAAGTCCTGGTAGAGCTGCCTGATCTCCTTTGACTTTGAGTTCGAAATGAGCTGCCAGATGATGCCCCGAATCTGCTTCGGAATACCGTCGCTGACCTTTTCCTCAAGCTTCGCCGAGTCGTTCTTGGCTACCGTAGCAAAGTTGTTCAC
This is a stretch of genomic DNA from Eremothecium gossypii ATCC 10895 chromosome VI, complete sequence. It encodes these proteins:
- the MRPL24 gene encoding mitochondrial 54S ribosomal protein bL28m (Syntenic homolog of Saccharomyces cerevisiae YMR193W (MRPL24)), which produces MVLQAFTGVGLGFKRNFSSGLHLLRAWKQIEVRKLAKQPEYKVGDEKPRYIPSKRKTVPDYKYGESRIFKQSNNGLYGGSFIQFGNNISESKTKTRRTWLPNIVRKSLWSEALQKDVRIKLTAKVLRTISKEGGLDNYLTKDKSARIKELGPKGWELRYRVLVARERQLNPPHKDAQAITTEDGRTVTVYYEVPLNGTTLRITCGRRRLLFHLFNREHREHKADGLHLTFKSFLDKHRDTPVPDIVSRLVALGHSMEELTV
- a CDS encoding AFL161Cp (Syntenic homolog of Saccharomyces cerevisiae YPL249C (GYP5) and YMR192W (GYL1)), which codes for MVEAGAKISKGGTQQAAGHGLEGYASDGSTDLRSAGAAEHETQDSAKAQENEASANSMDDGLELGRRGQGVSPVLTPPTEEEGDAPAQKNRRQRLKERKATAAAAGALPGIGRARSGSVKEGGSPKAAGAESPRRGAGAAAKDAKISERAEGAGSPQQRKQGTGAAAPGSPPRRRLEAAEPPATPPRRKQAEGEQSRPEGEQGRPENKNKKAKDKHDDLPTRGPGTRRPQVRAVPPPLSEELKNEAFRKTLERVETVAPEVPLQAAEQRSEPSDFDLIINRLRVNAQEYMSQDEQAQENLQEGVRQLKSSYTEFLQTIQPEEKKKGDVEELDEEEEEMRKIDWQFWTSVVNNFATVAKNDSAKLEEKVSDGIPKQIRGIIWQLISNSKSKEIRQLYQDLLQIPSEHEKAIQRDISRTKFIPVDKTESLFNVLKAYSLFDPEVGYTQGMAFVTAPLLINVWEEADAFGLLIKLMKNYGLREFFLPDMPGLQLKLYEFDRLLEENSPQLYNHLIRLGIRSSMYATQWFLTLFAYKFPLGFVLRILDVIFVEGIESLLKFAVILMLKNESVLVQLKFDKLLDFLKDGLFNYYLKENVRKRQEGKEDTNAIQNAEVSDSSSKSSTVGSEILGVEYNINVFIQDAIREVKITPIQLRRYSSEYEEIHQLEFQREAQYEEMRIKNRQLQREVRKLEHDYTLLNREHIMLANELIQNRLKIETLNDENKDLKLTVDVLKRHLSDEMRKQTLPNPDAQIPTDLKEDLEKTMQRNLEVMNQNQELEDKVTALERQVKQLKKNRANTSVEHGEDSSSEPRVRSHIVTPSISSWTFKKPW